A window of the Chionomys nivalis chromosome 25, mChiNiv1.1, whole genome shotgun sequence genome harbors these coding sequences:
- the LOC130866372 gene encoding four and a half LIM domains protein 1-like, which translates to MSEKFNCHYCQSPLQGQKYVQRESYNCCLECFEKHCANTCEQCHKLIGADSKEVHYKGRYWHNTCFRCDKCLQHLASETFVAWDNKILCNLCATQETSPKCKGCLQHIVAGDQNVEYKGTIWHKNCFTCSNCKQIIGTQSFFPKDDEFYCVACHDAKFAKHCVKCNKPITSGGISYQDQPWHTECFVCVSCSKELGGQRFTAVGDQYYCVECYKNFVAKKCTGCKNPITGFGKGSNVVTYEENCWHDYCFNCKKCSGNLANKRFVFHEEQVYCPDCAKKL; encoded by the coding sequence ATGTCTGAGAAGTTCAACTGCCACTACTGCCAGAGTCCCTTGCAGGGGCAGAAGTATGTGCAGAGGGAGAGCTACAACTGCTGCCTGGAGTGTTTTGAGAAGCACTGTGCCAATACCTGTGAGCAATGCCATAAGCTCATAGGTGCAGATTCCAAGGAGGTACATTATAAGGGCCGCTACTGGCACAACACCTGCTTCCGTTGTGACAAGTGCCTTCAGCACTTGGCCAGTGAGACATTTGTGGCCTGGGACAACAAGATCCTGTGCAACCTCTGTGCCACTCAGGAGACCTCCCCCAAATGCAAAGGGTGCCTACAGCATATTGTGGCAGGAGACCAGAATGTGGAGTACAAGGGCACCATCTGGCATAAGAACTGCTTCACCTGCAGCAACTGCAAGCAAATTATCGGGACCCAAAGTTTCTTCCCTAAGGACGATGAGTTCTACTGTGTGGCTTGCCATGATGCCAAGTTTGCCAAGCACTGTGTGAAATGCAACAAACCCATCACATCAGGAGGAATCAGTTACCAGGATCAGCCCTGGCATACTgagtgctttgtgtgtgtttcctgctCTAAGGAGCTGGGTGGGCAGCGCTTCACCGCGGTGGGTGACCAGTATTATTGCGTGGAATGCTACAAGAACTTTGTGGCCAAGAAGTGTACTGGATGCAAGAATCCCATCACCGGCTTTGGTAAAGGCTCTAATGTGGTAACTTACGAAGAAAATTGCTGGCATGACTACTGCTTCAACTGCAAAAAGTGCTCTGGAAATCTGGCCAACAAGCGTTTCGTCTTTCACGAAGAGCAGGTGTATTGTCCCGACTGTGCCAAAAAGCTGTAA